The Saccharomyces eubayanus strain FM1318 chromosome IV, whole genome shotgun sequence genome contains the following window.
ATCACTTCAGACATGGTCGACGACGGCGGGCTGAATAACACCAAGTCTCATCTCAGCGGGACGAGGAGTCATCAGTCCATGCATTCTGCCATGTCGACTCCGAACAACGGTAGCAGCAAGGCAGCGCccattgttgttggtaGAGGCGGAGCAGgaaacattttctttcacaagaagaagttggtGGCGGCTAATGACGGCGGCAACGCTCAGGATGCGATAAGAGACGGTAGCGGTGATGGCGTGGGCGAAGACGAGGACACGATCAACGCGAACGATAATAACCTGTTCGTGGTGACTTCGAATGGCAATGCTGTGTCTGCTATCAAGTCTTCGTCCAAGAAACTCAAAAGCAAGCATAAGATCAAAAGCACGCCGGAAAAATTCGCCATCGGCAGGGGCGGCGCAGGGAATATAATCTCACCCAAGTCGAGCAGGAATACCATACACCACAACTccgacgacgacgacgaggATGATGGTGATACGAAGAATAACAAGAGCAAAGAcgagaaaaagaagaagaagaagaagaagaaatccgGATTCTTCAACTCTTTGAAATCCATGTTTACTTGAGATAACATTCGtcagcaaaaaaacaaaattaaaaaacaaataaataaataaataaataaataaataatataacaTAATATcacaaaataaataatatcaagCACTAAACTTGACTGGCTAGTTCTTTCAACAGTTTGTAATCACGTTGCACGATACCACCGTTGCTTGGCAGGTACGTGGTACCGTCCATCAGGAACTTGTCGACGGAGGCAGCACACTTTCTACCTTCCTGGATGGCCCAGACAATCAGTGACTGTCCTCTTCTACAGTCACCGCACGCAAATGTCTTGCCCCCGGCGATGTTGTACGACGAGTCGTCGAGCGTGGCAATGGTGCCACGTCTGGTCTTCTTCACCTCGCTTTCGTT
Protein-coding sequences here:
- the PAR32 gene encoding Par32p is translated as MATFDPNNEMENQTRMQEYKVTTGRGGAGNIHKSISKPSPLLLPLKSNSKPSANTNTQQKVPRFAIGRGGAGNIFHDPHLTRSAQQLDDNDNINYSDVINDIDXYISPITSDMVDDGGLNNTKSHLSGTRSHQSMHSAMSTPNNGSSKAAPIVVGRGGAGNIFFHKKKLVAANDGGNAQDAIRDGSGDGVGEDEDTINANDNNLFVVTSNGNAVSAIKSSSKKLKSKHKIKSTPEKFAIGRGGAGNIISPKSSRNTIHHNSDDDDEDDGDTKNNKSKDEKKKKKKKKKSGFFNSLKSMFT